The segment GGATAGTCTACACCAAAGCCGCGCCGGTGCACTTCGCCGGTGCGAGTCCGCCGCGTCACCTTTCCAAGGCGTCGAGCGCCGCGCCGATCTCCGTGGCGGTCGCGGACACGGCCGGGAGCGCGCCGCCGCGCACGATCTCCACCGCGGCGAACGGCTTGGGGAGCGCGTACCCGTCCCACGCCTCGGTGAACACCCACTGCCGCGACGCCCGCACGGTGATAGGTACGATCGCCGCGCCCGCGGCCCTCGCCGCGAGGACGGCGCCCGGCTTGGCACGACGCACGGGCCCCCGGGGGCCGTCGACCGCGAACGCCGCGTCCGCGCCTCCCCGCACGGCGCGTACGAGCGACATAAGGCCCGACGCGCCGCCACGGCTCGAGGATCCGCGGTGCACGTCGAACCCCAGCCGCGCGAGGATGCGGGCCTGGAGCGCCCCGTCCCGGGAGCGCGACGCGAGCACCGCGACCGGGCGTGGGCGCGGGTGCGCGAACAGCCCCGCCTGCCGGCCGTGC is part of the Pseudomonadota bacterium genome and harbors:
- a CDS encoding DUF374 domain-containing protein, whose translation is MLRALAALFGVVVIRLLRATWRVRLSGPAPPYRDGPVVFCFWHGRQAGLFAHPRPRPVAVLASRSRDGALQARILARLGFDVHRGSSSRGGASGLMSLVRAVRGGADAAFAVDGPRGPVRRAKPGAVLAARAAGAAIVPITVRASRQWVFTEAWDGYALPKPFAAVEIVRGGALPAVSATATEIGAALDALER